From a single Sporosarcina oncorhynchi genomic region:
- a CDS encoding ABC transporter ATP-binding protein, with the protein MTTVKLQDVDVMIEQKKILHGISFEVGAGEFIGLIGPNGSGKSTLLKTIASLQPIASGKIHINGKEVHDYKPKQLAKVISYVPQDTTLDFDFTVEEIVKMGRHVHGSRFSLNDTEGVVQIEQAMRYTGIIQLRNRSMLSLSGGQRQLVFIAKALAQETPIILLDEPISALDIRFQLQVLVMLKALSKSGKTVVVVLHDLNLASRFCTKLLLLNEGRTLGFGTTANVLRADYVNSTYKVNAIVRKDDLTEAVSVTALSPDDKQ; encoded by the coding sequence ATGACAACGGTCAAGTTGCAAGATGTAGATGTCATGATTGAGCAGAAGAAGATTTTACACGGAATTTCATTTGAAGTGGGGGCAGGGGAATTTATCGGTCTGATTGGTCCCAATGGCAGTGGTAAATCCACTTTATTAAAAACGATTGCTTCGTTACAGCCGATTGCGTCTGGCAAAATCCACATAAATGGAAAGGAAGTCCATGATTATAAACCTAAGCAGTTAGCGAAAGTCATCAGTTATGTGCCGCAGGATACGACACTTGACTTTGATTTTACTGTAGAAGAAATTGTGAAAATGGGAAGACATGTGCACGGTTCACGTTTTTCATTGAATGATACGGAAGGTGTCGTGCAAATTGAGCAAGCAATGCGTTATACAGGAATTATCCAATTGCGAAACCGTTCAATGCTGTCATTATCAGGCGGGCAACGGCAACTCGTATTCATCGCCAAAGCTTTGGCACAGGAAACGCCAATCATCTTACTCGATGAACCGATATCTGCATTGGATATAAGGTTTCAGTTGCAAGTGCTAGTCATGCTGAAAGCGTTAAGTAAGAGTGGTAAGACTGTTGTTGTTGTGTTGCACGATTTGAATCTGGCTTCGCGGTTCTGTACGAAACTATTGCTATTAAATGAAGGAAGAACTCTTGGTTTTGGAACAACCGCGAATGTCCTACGTGCCGATTATGTGAATTCGACTTACAAAGTGAATGCGATCGTCCGTAAAGACGATCTGACGGAAGCGGTTTCCGTAACAGCATTGTCACCTGATGATAAACAATAA
- a CDS encoding ABC transporter substrate-binding protein, which translates to MNWNWIKNIAVISMGTLLLSACNAEGSQEENPQKKVEVSGVQSEADAVENVDFPATVTVGDKEVTIEEKPMRILPLSLDGAEIILDLVDPARVLAISKSVVDPMLSTHSDAGELIKDRFASATNIDPEQILAYDTDLLLLTKMHGQEADADQILSQAGIPILSFETTKTLQEFMDNINVIGHAVGEKEKAQRMVADMQKEIESIQAKIPADAVAPTVLVLSEVGPGTGPYVLGPTNISYDIIKLAGGTPAVDLIGLDRTTKAEVEQVIKMDPNHLFLLDWQGNGEETYKELMESPGWNTLQAVRNNNITIMEVKYLMNPNKDNIYGLNIMTDTIHGLTK; encoded by the coding sequence ATGAATTGGAATTGGATAAAGAATATAGCAGTCATTTCAATGGGTACTTTGCTACTCTCAGCTTGTAATGCAGAGGGATCGCAGGAAGAAAATCCGCAAAAAAAGGTGGAAGTGTCTGGAGTACAATCGGAAGCGGATGCAGTGGAAAATGTTGACTTCCCGGCAACGGTAACAGTTGGGGACAAGGAAGTTACAATTGAAGAAAAACCAATGAGGATCTTGCCATTGTCACTCGATGGCGCTGAAATCATACTGGATCTTGTAGACCCTGCTCGAGTACTAGCAATTTCTAAAAGTGTAGTAGACCCGATGTTGTCAACGCATTCGGACGCTGGTGAATTAATTAAAGACCGTTTTGCATCTGCAACAAACATCGACCCTGAGCAGATTTTGGCGTATGACACGGATTTGTTACTACTGACGAAAATGCATGGACAGGAAGCCGATGCGGATCAAATATTAAGCCAGGCAGGTATTCCAATCTTATCTTTTGAAACGACAAAGACGTTGCAAGAATTCATGGACAATATTAACGTCATCGGACACGCTGTCGGAGAAAAGGAGAAAGCGCAAAGGATGGTCGCCGACATGCAGAAGGAAATTGAATCCATTCAAGCGAAAATCCCTGCAGATGCAGTTGCCCCAACAGTACTCGTATTATCTGAAGTAGGACCGGGAACAGGGCCTTACGTTCTTGGGCCGACAAATATCTCCTACGATATTATCAAACTTGCAGGCGGCACTCCTGCAGTAGATCTGATTGGCCTTGACCGTACGACGAAAGCGGAAGTAGAGCAAGTGATTAAAATGGACCCCAATCATCTGTTCCTGCTCGATTGGCAAGGAAACGGTGAAGAAACGTACAAGGAATTGATGGAGTCGCCGGGTTGGAATACATTGCAGGCGGTGCGAAATAACAATATTACAATTATGGAAGTGAAATATCTCATGAATCCAAACAAGGATAACATTTATGGTCTGAATATCATGACAGATACGATCCATGGGTTAACTAAATGA
- a CDS encoding ferrochelatase, whose protein sequence is MNVLLLFSYGHLQSIDDLEPFYKHLLRKHYSDEALERGKSLFKSLGTADSLTSITHRIGKALSKEIAAKTGEEWTYRIGTKHSEPFVEDVVRECVVSGVQKLLTVPLTPLASLTGTIGYQRKVMDTLPEETTIAVYHVEPYHAKQSFIQLLRDRLEQAFHWLPTHVKDKTEVVFTAHSLPGNERVHEEFIAQYSELAAQLMKPLEGIPHHMSYRSAGALPQKWLRPDVLDILIERANKGTKAVVVCELLSIIANAEVIQEVGRDAMQCAHDHGMAFVQTEYLNDAYDFMKVLSNLCIERLSADPEPLVEREQMANSGN, encoded by the coding sequence ATGAATGTACTTCTTCTATTTAGTTATGGCCATCTGCAATCAATCGACGATTTAGAACCGTTCTACAAGCATCTGCTACGCAAGCATTATTCGGATGAGGCGCTGGAAAGAGGGAAGAGTCTTTTCAAATCGCTTGGAACGGCTGATTCACTAACGTCAATTACACACCGAATCGGTAAGGCGCTAAGTAAGGAGATCGCAGCGAAAACTGGAGAGGAATGGACGTACCGTATCGGAACGAAGCATTCGGAACCGTTTGTTGAGGATGTCGTACGCGAATGCGTGGTGAGTGGAGTGCAAAAACTTTTGACAGTGCCGCTGACACCATTGGCTTCGTTGACAGGAACAATCGGTTATCAACGGAAAGTGATGGATACGTTGCCTGAAGAAACGACCATCGCTGTTTATCACGTAGAACCTTATCATGCAAAACAATCTTTTATACAGCTACTCCGCGATCGTCTTGAGCAGGCATTCCATTGGTTGCCAACTCATGTGAAGGACAAAACAGAAGTGGTTTTTACTGCCCATAGCCTCCCTGGGAATGAGCGGGTACATGAGGAATTCATCGCACAATACAGTGAACTGGCAGCGCAACTAATGAAGCCACTCGAAGGAATTCCGCATCATATGTCTTATCGCAGCGCGGGTGCTCTTCCTCAGAAGTGGTTGCGGCCGGACGTACTCGATATTCTCATTGAGCGTGCTAATAAAGGAACAAAAGCTGTAGTTGTTTGTGAGTTACTGTCTATCATAGCGAATGCAGAAGTCATACAGGAAGTCGGACGGGATGCTATGCAATGTGCCCATGATCACGGCATGGCTTTTGTTCAGACGGAGTACTTAAACGATGCGTACGACTTTATGAAGGTGCTTAGCAATCTGTGCATAGAAAGACTGTCGGCGGACCCTGAACCATTAGTCGAACGGGAACAAATGGCCAATTCCGGAAATTAA
- a CDS encoding tripartite tricarboxylate transporter permease, with protein sequence MTLSIVLLMILASIAAAVLYTLIGIAPGTDETAVLAPVTLALVLLNVSPYVVLAFFMSAIVAKKLTDSIPVAVAGIPGGVMAAPMVEHAMVLKEHGLPDVSIRKMASGSVIGTIVSIPLSLLVASLIIPYASTISKHAGLIFFLGAIFLALLSANKLLSLLMVVPFALLIQGLRTLYGDIGIVPEGKTVFVSFFLGITIGPIVFKLFELMSKEYRNREEIYGEKEISFKPQQKVKGFPNPFKILTKQEVATSALGSTLGTFTFFLTPVGMTIFLGEFLTRHIKDPVQRASRAISTMDGLTNASYISGTLIPLIAIGLPLSPMAIGPANALFNAPPVFTPENNIHHIMSMGEIAIATIIGASIAIVLTFYATIKYSNQICAFVFKFVPHEALIGLFAGLVVMLAFMEAGWVNIFGVLLVALVAGFLHRHGVNYGVMFMILYAAPWLMGLI encoded by the coding sequence ATGACGTTATCCATCGTTCTATTAATGATACTTGCAAGTATCGCAGCCGCTGTTCTTTATACGCTCATCGGCATTGCGCCAGGGACGGATGAAACGGCTGTCTTGGCACCTGTCACGTTGGCACTTGTTCTGTTAAATGTCTCTCCGTATGTCGTGCTTGCATTCTTCATGTCTGCAATCGTCGCCAAGAAGTTGACGGACTCGATCCCTGTGGCAGTAGCAGGAATTCCAGGCGGAGTTATGGCAGCACCAATGGTCGAACACGCAATGGTGTTAAAAGAACACGGTCTACCTGACGTCAGTATCCGAAAAATGGCATCGGGTTCTGTTATCGGAACAATTGTCTCCATTCCGTTGAGCTTGCTCGTCGCAAGCCTGATTATCCCTTACGCATCAACAATTAGCAAACACGCTGGACTAATCTTTTTCCTAGGCGCCATTTTCCTGGCATTATTATCGGCGAACAAATTGCTTTCTTTGTTGATGGTCGTTCCATTCGCATTGCTTATCCAAGGTCTGCGGACTTTATATGGTGACATCGGAATCGTTCCTGAAGGCAAAACCGTATTTGTATCCTTCTTTCTCGGAATCACAATCGGGCCGATCGTCTTTAAATTATTCGAACTGATGAGCAAAGAATATCGGAACCGGGAAGAAATATACGGTGAAAAAGAGATTTCATTCAAACCTCAACAGAAAGTGAAAGGGTTCCCAAATCCGTTCAAAATCCTGACAAAACAGGAAGTAGCGACTTCCGCACTCGGCAGTACGCTTGGAACGTTCACGTTTTTCCTGACACCAGTCGGCATGACAATCTTTCTTGGTGAATTTTTAACAAGGCATATTAAAGACCCTGTTCAACGTGCGTCACGTGCCATTTCAACAATGGACGGGCTCACAAATGCTTCTTATATTTCAGGGACTTTAATTCCGTTAATCGCGATCGGATTGCCGTTATCACCAATGGCAATCGGTCCCGCGAACGCGTTATTCAATGCACCACCCGTTTTCACACCAGAAAATAATATCCACCACATCATGTCGATGGGTGAAATTGCGATTGCCACTATAATTGGTGCATCCATTGCAATCGTTTTAACGTTTTATGCAACGATTAAATATTCGAATCAGATTTGTGCCTTCGTCTTCAAATTTGTACCCCACGAGGCACTGATTGGCCTATTTGCCGGTCTCGTCGTTATGCTAGCATTTATGGAAGCTGGATGGGTTAATATCTTCGGCGTCTTGCTTGTCGCTCTCGTAGCTGGTTTCCTTCACCGCCACGGCGTCAATTACGGTGTCATGTTCATGATTTTGTACGCTGCCCCTTGGTTGATGGGCTTGATTTAA